Proteins encoded within one genomic window of Brachybacterium sp. P6-10-X1:
- a CDS encoding HIT family protein yields the protein MGVGRPGTGPGAGAHGHEDRVGSALRGENPTVLSHLPGGFAVIGDVQFLPGYSVLLTDRPGVDRLSDLPPADRTQFLASMDLLGEAVETVCAARDGAFRRVNLEILGNTDAFLHAHVWPRYDWEPADVVTKPVWLHPRANWSDSALRLSSEHDELRADLTAALDSLSSR from the coding sequence GTGGGAGTAGGACGCCCGGGGACCGGACCGGGCGCCGGGGCCCACGGGCACGAGGACCGCGTCGGCAGTGCGCTGAGGGGCGAGAACCCGACGGTGCTGTCCCATCTGCCGGGCGGCTTCGCCGTCATCGGTGACGTCCAGTTCCTCCCCGGCTACAGCGTGCTGCTCACCGATCGTCCCGGCGTGGACCGGCTCTCTGATCTCCCTCCGGCGGATCGCACGCAGTTCCTGGCGAGCATGGACCTGCTCGGGGAAGCGGTCGAGACGGTGTGCGCGGCGCGGGACGGGGCGTTCCGCCGGGTCAATCTGGAGATCCTGGGAAACACCGATGCGTTCCTGCACGCCCATGTCTGGCCCCGCTACGACTGGGAGCCGGCCGACGTCGTCACGAAACCGGTCTGGCTGCATCCCCGCGCGAACTGGTCCGATTCCGCCCTGCGGCTCTCCTCGGAACACGACGAGCTGCGCGCGGACCTCACCGCCGCCCTCGATTCCCTGTCGTCCCGCTGA